The sequence GGGAAGCGGGCGTGAAATTATTTTTTAGCAAGGATTTACAAGGTGTAATCATTAAAAAATTAAATGATGGAATATGGGAGGTACGTTTTAATAAAAAAGGGAAAACGCTGGAAGATTTTATTTTTAGACTGGGGCAGATGCCACTTCCGCCTTACATTAAACAAGAAAAATATTTACAAAAAAACAAGGATTGGTATCAGACTGTTTATGCAAAAGATGCCGGTTCTGTTGCTGCGCCAACGGCCGGCTTACATTTTACGCGCCGGCTTTTAAAGGAATTAAAGAAAAAGGGTGTGAGCATAGAGTATATAACGCTTCATGTAGGAATGGGCACTTTTATGCCGGTAAAAACGAATAATATAAAAGAACATAAGATGCATGATGAATTGGCAACCGTAACAAAATTAACGGCAAACAGATTAAATAAGGCTAAGCGTGAAGGACGACGAATTATAGCTGTTGGCACCACGTCGGCTCGTACGTTAGAGGCATTTGCTATGCCGTACGGCAAGCAGTACAGCATGAAATATGGCAATAAAAATGTTAATATCTTTATTTATCCTCCCTATAGATTTAAATTTATAGATGCGATTATTACCAATTTTCATCTGCCAAAATCAACTCTTCTTATGATGATGTCGGCATTTATTTCCGAAGGCGACATCAAAGGAATAAAAACCGCCAAAAAGTTGTACCAAGAAGCCATAAAAAAGAAATATACATTTTATTCTTATGGCGATGCGATGTTAATAGAGTAGAATATACGTTTTGTGGGCAAATAAAAAAGCGGGCATATGCTCACTTTATTGATTTTTATATTAAAATTTACATTCGCAGGCAACTTTATTTTCAATAGAGACAACGTTGATTTTATAAATTTCTACTCTGCCATCGGTTCGTATAAATTTTACATTCGGGATATGTTCCTTATTGCATTTTTTTTTGCACATTTCTGCCCTCTTTGCATTATCTGCATTCTGAAGGATTGTCATTGGCATAGCGCAATTTGATATTAGAAAGATTAGAATGTATGAAAGGACTATTCTCATTGCATCCTCCTTATGTAATTTTGCC is a genomic window of Parcubacteria group bacterium CG10_big_fil_rev_8_21_14_0_10_36_14 containing:
- a CDS encoding tRNA preQ1(34) S-adenosylmethionine ribosyltransferase-isomerase QueA gives rise to the protein MKLELFNYNLSKESIAKKPASPRDSAKLFVYNRLNKKSIHSQFNKIGSFLQKGDVLVLNDTRVIPARLIARMIHTNGTRGRKFKILLLEKKATDVWTALIDGRGREAGVKLFFSKDLQGVIIKKLNDGIWEVRFNKKGKTLEDFIFRLGQMPLPPYIKQEKYLQKNKDWYQTVYAKDAGSVAAPTAGLHFTRRLLKELKKKGVSIEYITLHVGMGTFMPVKTNNIKEHKMHDELATVTKLTANRLNKAKREGRRIIAVGTTSARTLEAFAMPYGKQYSMKYGNKNVNIFIYPPYRFKFIDAIITNFHLPKSTLLMMMSAFISEGDIKGIKTAKKLYQEAIKKKYTFYSYGDAMLIE